A genomic region of Novipirellula aureliae contains the following coding sequences:
- a CDS encoding DNA polymerase ligase N-terminal domain-containing protein produces the protein MQNRFVVLEHTPGDQLGRSGDVHFDWMFESDGVLRTWATEPIVRFDQSICIVAEKLPDHRIEYLDFEGDIGRGRGAVSRRCEGSYRLLDHDNLDHNDLDHDNLDHDENVFVAELTWHDKRPPRGLAANKNRLEIRPGILRLF, from the coding sequence TTGCAAAATCGGTTTGTTGTCCTCGAACATACGCCAGGCGACCAATTGGGTCGGTCGGGCGACGTACACTTCGATTGGATGTTCGAGAGTGACGGAGTGCTACGGACATGGGCGACCGAACCGATCGTACGATTCGATCAGTCGATTTGTATCGTCGCAGAGAAATTGCCAGATCACCGCATCGAGTATCTCGATTTCGAAGGTGACATCGGCCGAGGTCGTGGAGCGGTTTCGCGTCGCTGTGAAGGCAGCTATCGATTGCTTGATCACGATAACCTTGATCACAATGACCTTGATCACGATAACCTTGATCACGATGAAAACGTCTTCGTCGCCGAACTTACCTGGCACGACAAACGGCCGCCTCGTGGGCTAGCGGCAAATAAGAATCGACTTGAAATTCGGCCAGGAATCTTGCGACTTTTCTGA